In a genomic window of Epinephelus lanceolatus isolate andai-2023 chromosome 3, ASM4190304v1, whole genome shotgun sequence:
- the LOC117255678 gene encoding ras-related protein ORAB-1, with translation MNPEYDYLFKLLLIGDSGVGKSCLLLRFADDTYTESYISTIGVDFKIRTIELDGKTIKLQIWDTAGQERFRTITSSYYRGAHGIIVVYDVTDQESFNNVKQWLQEIDRYASENVNKLLVGNKCDLTTKKVVDYTTAKEFADNLGIPFLETSAKSATNVEQAFMTMAAEIKKRMGPGATAGSSEKSNVKIQSKPVNTSSGGCC, from the exons ATGAATCCCGAATA CGACTATTTATTCAAACTGCTCCTGATTGGTGATTCTGGTGTCGGAAAGTCTTGTCTCCTCCTCCGGTTTGCA GATGACACGTACACAGAGAGCTACATTAGTACCATCGGTGTGGACTTCAAGATCAGGACCATCGAGTTGGACGGAAAGACCATAAAACTTCAGATT TGGGACACTGCTGGTCAGGAACGGTTCCGCACCATCACGTCCAGTTACTACAGAGGAGCTCACGGCATTATAGTAGTTTATGATGTGACGGATCAG GAGTCCTTCAATAATGTCAAACAGTGGCTACAGGAGATCGACCGCTACGCCAGCGAGAACGTCAACAAGCTGCTAGTAGGCAACAAGTGTGACCTCACAACGAAGAAAGTTGTGGATTACACCACAGCCAAG GAATTTGCCGACAACTTGGGGATCCCCTTCTTGGAGACGAGCGCCAAGAGCGCCACCAACGTGGAGCAAGCCTTCATGACCATGGCGGCCGAGATCAAGAAGAGGATGGGCCCCGGGGCCACGGCCGGCTCCTCGGAGAAGTCCAACGTCAAGATCCAGAGCAAGCCCGTCAACACCTCGTCTGGAGGCTGCTGCTGA